A section of the Gossypium hirsutum isolate 1008001.06 unplaced genomic scaffold, Gossypium_hirsutum_v2.1 scaffold_557, whole genome shotgun sequence genome encodes:
- the LOC107918922 gene encoding auxin-responsive protein SAUR23: MAIRVPRIMLAKQILGRSKLFANQAASNSTHVPKGYITVYVGESQKKRFIVPISSLNRFSFQKLLSIAEEEFGFNHPMGGLTIPCREEVFVDLTSSLH, encoded by the coding sequence ATGGCTATCCGTGTGCCAAGAATTATGCTTGCTAAGCAGATTCTTGGCCGTTCTAAACTGTTTGCAAATCAAGCAGCCTCGAACTCAACGCATGTTCCCAAAGGATACATTACAGTGTATGTTGGGGAGAGCCAAAAGAAGAGATTCATAGTTCCAATCTCATCCTTGAATCGGTTTTCATTTCAGAAGTTGTTAAGCATAGCTGAGGAAGAATTTGGATTCAATCATCCAATGGGTGGTCTCACAATTCCTTGTAGAGAAGAGGTTTTTGTTGATCTCACATCAAGCTTGCATTAG